The genomic DNA CACCACCACGTCGTGCGGCCGCCGACCGTCGCCCTCGAAAGCGGCGTACCGTCCCTCGGGCATGCGCCTCCGGCGACCCGATGGGGCATCAGGTCGCCCGAGTGTGAGCCGCCCCTGGCGATGAGGTCGGCGACCGCCGCCCGCAGGTGCCGGTGGAGGCGGCGCAGCTCGGCGGCCGTGAGCGAACCGGCCGGCCGTCGGGGGTCGAGGCCGGCCCGCCACAGCGCCTCGTCGGCGAGCAGGTTCCCCACGCCGGCCAGGTGGGCCTGGTCCAGAAGCCGCGCCTTGAGGGGTGCGGTGCTGCGCTCGAGCGCGCGGCGCAGCGCGGCCGGTGTGACGGTGAGCACGTCGACTCCGAGCCGCCCCTCTTCGGGGTCGAGGAACACGCCTCCCAGACGGCGGGGGTCGTGCACCCGCAGGTCCCCGCCGTCGTCGAACTGCACGGCGAACCGGTCCCACGCCGACAGGCCCTGGTCGCTGGAGTACAGGAGGCGGTCGACGCCGGCCCGCCCGTCGACGACCAGCCTCCCCGTCATCCCGAAGCGCAGACCCAGCACCGGGCCGCCGTCCGACGTGTCGAGCAGAAGCAGCTTGCCCCGCCGGCGGGCCGCCGTGAAGCAGCGCCCGACAAGCGCACCGTCGACGGCGGCGGCGTCGATGCCGCCCTTGAGGAACCAGGCGTCGGGAGTCCGCACCGTGGCGACTCGACGTTCGAGGGCGGCGAGGGCCAGCACCCTGTACGCCTCGACCTCGGGAAGCTCCGGCACCGGCCGGCAACGTACCGCCGCTTCGCGGCGCCCTTGTCCTCGAACATCTGTTCGCCTACAGTCGACCGGCGTGGCGGTCGTCCAGCGCTCGTTCGACGACCTGGGCACCCCGCTGCACCAGGTCACCTTCGTGGTCGTCGACCTGGAGACCACCGGGTGCGAACCGGGCCGCTCCATGATCACGGAGGTCGGCGCGGTGAGGCTCCGGGGGGGCGAGTGCCTCGGCACGTTCCAGACGCTGGTCGACCCCGGTCAGGGCATCCCGCCCGAGATCACCTACCTGACCGGCATCACCGAGGCCATGGTACGG from Acidimicrobiales bacterium includes the following:
- a CDS encoding DNA-formamidopyrimidine glycosylase family protein: MPELPEVEAYRVLALAALERRVATVRTPDAWFLKGGIDAAAVDGALVGRCFTAARRRGKLLLLDTSDGGPVLGLRFGMTGRLVVDGRAGVDRLLYSSDQGLSAWDRFAVQFDDGGDLRVHDPRRLGGVFLDPEEGRLGVDVLTVTPAALRRALERSTAPLKARLLDQAHLAGVGNLLADEALWRAGLDPRRPAGSLTAAELRRLHRHLRAAVADLIARGGSHSGDLMPHRVAGGACPRDGTPLSRATVGGRTTWWCPEHQR